One segment of Daphnia magna isolate NIES linkage group LG2, ASM2063170v1.1, whole genome shotgun sequence DNA contains the following:
- the LOC116936761 gene encoding uncharacterized protein LOC116936761 — MGRKEDDRHGKWICNYDYRSLETIAKWETVAKPQAYNDLHSHCACSIGYFALKGVTRVRRSSSRRSRSGCRDHSAKISWTDVLFLVCLILVRRRGNSQCGGGQVFCYAHQKIAITARTLCCWWRWWCYCCCRSCRIVWLVCRLRRLNAVYSRAIRIAVRHRRWRWRGVQRVVQTIDSTSYKRHVVGWIALTISRERQQQHLKRNELEN, encoded by the exons ATGGGACGGAAAGAGGACGACAGGCACGGGAAATGGATCTGCAACTACGACTACCGCTCGCTGGAAACAATTGCTAAATGGGAAACAGTTGCAAAGCCCCAG GCTTACAATGATTTGCATTCACATTGTGCTTGTTCAATCGGCTATTTCGCACTCAAAGGCGTCACACGCGTCAGGCGCAGCAGTAGCCGGAGGAGTCGGAGCGGTTGTCGTGACCACTCTGCAAAAATAAGCTGGACAGACGTTCTGTTTTTGGTATGCCTGATACTGGTACGGCGAAGAGGCAACAGCCAATGCGGTGGAGGCCAGGTTTTCTGCTACGCACACCAAAAAATTGCGATTACCGCAAGGACCTTGTGTTGTTGGTGGCGGTGGTGGTGCTACTGTTGTTGTAGATCCTGCA GAATAGTTTGGTTGGTATGTCGGTTGAGACGACTGAACGCCGTATACAGCCGGGCCATAAGAATTGCCGTACGACATCGGAGGTGGCGGTGGAGGGGAGTACAGCGGGTTGTACAGACGATCGATTCCACTAGTTATAAAAGGCACGTTGTAGGTTGGATAGCGTTGACAATTAGCCGAGAGCGTCAACAGCAGCACTTGAAACGAAATGAGCTGGAGAATTGA
- the LOC116916320 gene encoding uncharacterized protein LOC116916320 has translation MTSPPKHYQNQSESPHCNKLVNRLNLASLSLRPRWRVMVLGHHSVGKSAFVVRFLTRRFIGDYDPKLERCYPVNTTLNGDHVMLELLDSGGHHLEVRANKRRHWLCLNNEDDGSQSDLEAKIRWADAFILLYSVTDKCSFDECCRLRFLIGYNKRRRRHLFGSAFGNSHGLSAEIMGSSSSVILVANKVDQVEDRMVSTEEGEKRSRDLGCDLFFEISVREEVDVAKRVMEDLYFRWKYNQSHHHQHHLPQQQPHQPIATTPNGSSHHFGRRCLETFAGRCSANKSNSMDVISEREDGALPISLSLESPLPDVAADNISLEDKFRSRASTEGSLNFRNKRGIHRCVQPATPHLDQPGVPATCNITTKRPARRMSISLRGASSAF, from the exons ATGACGTCACCGCCCAAACACTATCAGAACCAGTCGGAGAGTCCACATTGCAACAAGTTGGTTAACCGGCTTAACTTAGCCTCATTGTCTTTGAGGCCACGATGGCGAGTTATG GTGCTCGGTCATCATTCCGTCGGTAAATCTG CGTTCGTAGTTCGTTTTCTGACGCGTCGCTTCATTGGCGACTACGACCCCAAATTGGAAAGATGTTATCCAGTCAACACAACTCTAAACGGCGATCACGTCATGCTGGAGCTCCTGGACAGCGGAGGACATCACCTGGAGGTACGTGCTAACAAAAGAAGACACTGGCTTTGCCTGAACAACGAAGAC GATGGGAGTCAATCAGACCTAGAAGCCAAGATCCGTTGGGCTGATGCTTTTATCCTTTTATACTCTGTCACGGACAAATGCTCGTTTGACGAATGCTGCCGTCTCCGTTTCCTCATCGGATACAACAAGCGTCGACGGAGACATTTG TTTGGTTCAGCTTTCGGCAACAGTCATGGTCTAAGCGCCGAAATAATGGGCTCCTCTTCGAGTGTGATCCTGGTAGCCAATAAGGTTGATCAGGTGGAAGACAGAATGGTCAGCACCGAAGAAG gagaaaaaagaagtagAGATTTAGGTTGTGATCTCTTCTTTGAAATTTCCGTACGAGAAGAAGTTGATGTAGCGAAGAGAGTGATGGAAGATCTCTACTTTCGGTGGAAATACAACCAATCTCACCACCATCAGCACCATCTGCCACAACAGCAACCACACCAACCAATTGCAACGACTCCCAATGGCTCATCACACCACTTTGGCCGGAGATGTTTAGAAACGTTCGCAGGTCGATGTTCGGCCAACAAGAGTAACAGCATGGATGTCATCAGCGAAAGGGAGGACGGCGCATTGCCCATATCCCTCTCATTAG AATCACCGCTACCTGATGTGGCTGCAGACAATATTTCATTAGAGGACAAATTCCGTTCGCGAGCTTCTACGGAAGGCAGCTTGAATTTCAGGAATAAACGCGGTATTCATCGTTGCGTACAACCTGCAACGCCTCATCTCGATCAACCAGGAGTGCCCGCTACATGTAACATAACCACCAAGAGGCCTGCACGCCGAATGAGTATCAGTTTAAGAGGCGCTAGCAGTGCATTCTAG
- the LOC116917923 gene encoding la-related protein 7 isoform X1 gives MEDIKDENLSLNKPTDKADDAEVKEGSVVKDEALSGTATKKGKIRKRKKGLHTAIRNQMEFYFSDANISKDRFMQTVIKDGPEILLDVFMNFNKLRALTEDPKEIAKALKFSTILKLSEDETKVSRITPFRPKSQEEVDLCTLYVENLPPHATIEWITSIFSEYGDVAYVSLPKFKDASRIKGFAFVEFSDPESASKAAQAYAASSAYRLLSEDPGQLCSIRSFNAEYVRIFHLYFTDVFPISLHLAHFCFNFHLRNRDDKATENKENPKAEIEEEPNNEPKAKRQKVEKDEPPTEEPLPVKQISEMIVEAETISKNEPKDIQKKRPQSHIFKDEVNQEKHNLSLQVMSKKEWKKLRNKYLDMQRKCVRQIRMNSRRQYMNENRFGSSTEKSEPQTLEVKPEPCPEFEPGLIVKIILDEPISDAKRFKSQVKCQDGVTYVEAQDCAQVAFVRCTDDTAAQSLVKKNIWSQSEILQGEEERDYWKKIEENRLKKRDKSSRPKKSGAERARQKKESIIDADQPGYPTRAVQHKNLHIRFDEENDD, from the exons ATGGAAGATATCAAGGATGAAAACTTGTCTCTTAATAAACCTACGGATAAAGCTGACGATGCTGAAGTGAAAGAAGGATCAGTTGTTAAAGATGAGGCTTTATCAGGAACAGCCACtaagaaaggaaaaattcgtaaaaggaaaaaaggacTTCATACAGCAATCAGGAATCAAAtggaattttattttagtGATGCCAATATATCAAAAGATAGATTTATGCAAACTGTCATCAAAGATGGACCTG AAATTCTACTTGATGTTTTCATGAACTTCAACAAGCTTCGTGCATTAACAGAGGATCCCAAGGAAATTGCTAAG GCTTTGAAATTCTCTACAATATTAAAACTGAGTGAGGATGAGACAAAGGTTTCAAGAATTACTCCCTTCCGCCCAAAGTCCCAAGAAGAAGTTGACCTCTGCACCTTATATGTG GAGAACCTACCACCCCATGCCACAATAGAATGGATAACTAGTATATTTTCTGAATATGGAGATGTTGCATATGTTTCTTTGCCAAAATTTAAAGATGCATCACGAATCAAAGGGTTTGCATTTGTTGAGTTCAGTGATCCTGAGTCCGCTTCAAAAGCTGCCCAG GCATATGCAGCCTCAAGTGCCTATAGGCTACTCTCTGAAGACCCAGGACAGTTATGTAGCATACGGTCATTTAATGCAGAGTATGTcagaatttttcatttatatttTACTGATGTCTTTCCTATTTCTTTGCACCTagctcatttttgttttaattttcacTTAAGGAATCGGGATGATAAAGCTACAGAGAACAAAGAGAACCCTAAAGCAGAGATAGAGGAAGAGCCCAATAATGAACCAAAAGCAAAAAGGCAGAAAGTGGAGAAAGATGAGCCACCAACAGAGGAACCTCTTCCCGTAAAACAGATAAGTGAAATGAttgttgaagcagaaacaATTAGCAAAAATGAACCGAAAGatattcaaaagaaaagacctCAGTCACACATTTTTAAAGATGAAGttaatcaagaaaaacacaacTTGTCATTACAAGTCATGTCAAA GAAGGAGTGGAAGAAGTTGCGAAACAAGTACCTCGATATGCAGCGCAAGTGTGTTCGCCAAATTCGAATGAATTCTCGACGACAATACATGAACGAAAACCGATTCGGTTCGTCCACCGAAAAGTCTGAGCCGCAAACACTAGAGGTCAAACCTGAGCCCTGCCCCGAGTTTGAACCTGGTTTAATTGTCAAAATCATCCTCGATGAACCTATTTCGGATGCCAAACGTTTCAAA AGTCAAGTCAAATGCCAGGATGGGGTAACCTATGTTGAAGCGCAAGATTGCGCCCAAGTTGCTTTTGTACGATGCACCGATGATACAGCAGCGCAATctctagtaaaaaaaaatatatggaGCCAATCGGAAATCCTTCAAG GTGAAGAAGAGCGCGATTATTGGAAAAAGATTGAAGAAAATCGATTGAAGAAACGTGATAAATCTTCGCGACCAAAAAAATCAGGAGCTGAACGAGCCCGTCAGAAAAAGGAATCTATAATTGATGCAGACCAACCCGGTTACCCGACTCGGGCTGTACAGCATAAAAATCTGCATATTCGTTTCGACGAAGAAAACGACGATTAG
- the LOC116917923 gene encoding la-related protein 7 isoform X2 gives MEDIKDENLSLNKPTDKADDAEVKEGSVVKDEALSGTATKKGKIRKRKKGLHTAIRNQMEFYFSDANISKDRFMQTVIKDGPEILLDVFMNFNKLRALTEDPKEIAKALKFSTILKLSEDETKVSRITPFRPKSQEEVDLCTLYVENLPPHATIEWITSIFSEYGDVAYVSLPKFKDASRIKGFAFVEFSDPESASKAAQAYAASSAYRLLSEDPGQLCSIRSFNAENRDDKATENKENPKAEIEEEPNNEPKAKRQKVEKDEPPTEEPLPVKQISEMIVEAETISKNEPKDIQKKRPQSHIFKDEVNQEKHNLSLQVMSKKEWKKLRNKYLDMQRKCVRQIRMNSRRQYMNENRFGSSTEKSEPQTLEVKPEPCPEFEPGLIVKIILDEPISDAKRFKSQVKCQDGVTYVEAQDCAQVAFVRCTDDTAAQSLVKKNIWSQSEILQGEEERDYWKKIEENRLKKRDKSSRPKKSGAERARQKKESIIDADQPGYPTRAVQHKNLHIRFDEENDD, from the exons ATGGAAGATATCAAGGATGAAAACTTGTCTCTTAATAAACCTACGGATAAAGCTGACGATGCTGAAGTGAAAGAAGGATCAGTTGTTAAAGATGAGGCTTTATCAGGAACAGCCACtaagaaaggaaaaattcgtaaaaggaaaaaaggacTTCATACAGCAATCAGGAATCAAAtggaattttattttagtGATGCCAATATATCAAAAGATAGATTTATGCAAACTGTCATCAAAGATGGACCTG AAATTCTACTTGATGTTTTCATGAACTTCAACAAGCTTCGTGCATTAACAGAGGATCCCAAGGAAATTGCTAAG GCTTTGAAATTCTCTACAATATTAAAACTGAGTGAGGATGAGACAAAGGTTTCAAGAATTACTCCCTTCCGCCCAAAGTCCCAAGAAGAAGTTGACCTCTGCACCTTATATGTG GAGAACCTACCACCCCATGCCACAATAGAATGGATAACTAGTATATTTTCTGAATATGGAGATGTTGCATATGTTTCTTTGCCAAAATTTAAAGATGCATCACGAATCAAAGGGTTTGCATTTGTTGAGTTCAGTGATCCTGAGTCCGCTTCAAAAGCTGCCCAG GCATATGCAGCCTCAAGTGCCTATAGGCTACTCTCTGAAGACCCAGGACAGTTATGTAGCATACGGTCATTTAATGCAGA GAATCGGGATGATAAAGCTACAGAGAACAAAGAGAACCCTAAAGCAGAGATAGAGGAAGAGCCCAATAATGAACCAAAAGCAAAAAGGCAGAAAGTGGAGAAAGATGAGCCACCAACAGAGGAACCTCTTCCCGTAAAACAGATAAGTGAAATGAttgttgaagcagaaacaATTAGCAAAAATGAACCGAAAGatattcaaaagaaaagacctCAGTCACACATTTTTAAAGATGAAGttaatcaagaaaaacacaacTTGTCATTACAAGTCATGTCAAA GAAGGAGTGGAAGAAGTTGCGAAACAAGTACCTCGATATGCAGCGCAAGTGTGTTCGCCAAATTCGAATGAATTCTCGACGACAATACATGAACGAAAACCGATTCGGTTCGTCCACCGAAAAGTCTGAGCCGCAAACACTAGAGGTCAAACCTGAGCCCTGCCCCGAGTTTGAACCTGGTTTAATTGTCAAAATCATCCTCGATGAACCTATTTCGGATGCCAAACGTTTCAAA AGTCAAGTCAAATGCCAGGATGGGGTAACCTATGTTGAAGCGCAAGATTGCGCCCAAGTTGCTTTTGTACGATGCACCGATGATACAGCAGCGCAATctctagtaaaaaaaaatatatggaGCCAATCGGAAATCCTTCAAG GTGAAGAAGAGCGCGATTATTGGAAAAAGATTGAAGAAAATCGATTGAAGAAACGTGATAAATCTTCGCGACCAAAAAAATCAGGAGCTGAACGAGCCCGTCAGAAAAAGGAATCTATAATTGATGCAGACCAACCCGGTTACCCGACTCGGGCTGTACAGCATAAAAATCTGCATATTCGTTTCGACGAAGAAAACGACGATTAG
- the LOC116917911 gene encoding probable cytochrome P450 12a4, mitochondrial, with protein MMANINLGRRLGVFYQQQFVIQTCVVRRCKASVASSQAVLKNNTTNNGRDNSTVEDVEWNNAKPFDEMPSIRVLPLLGTSWGLLPIVGAGIPVDRVLELHQLRFKELGYIWRDTIPGLPPLVSTARPEDAEKVLRAEGKFPDRPGFETLKAYRAERIDQFTSAGILAGNGEPWWNIRSKAQQPFLKTKNVNNYVPVLGQIAQEFIDRIRLIRQENNEMNPDFVNEMYRWALESVGVVGFNTRLGCLDPNLAPDSEAQKMISAANLSFTAVNELEYGLPVWKYISTPKLRRLYEAQDFFTDTALKYVKQTIEMMKHKPADSEEDPSILEEFFIRGMSVKDATVMVIDMLMAGIDTTSHTTSFLLYFLARNPEKQEKLRNEILTVVGPKGKLVTPGALNELHYLKACIKESLRLRPAAVGNARIIDKDLVLSGYRVPKGSLVVFLHQLMALMDEYFPNAQAFVPERWIKGDPLESHHHKYVVLPFGFGTRMCIGRRLAELEMWQLTTKILQNFKVEYHYEDIGCLSRIVNAPDKPLRFRFIDLD; from the exons ATGATGGCTAATATTAATCTTGGGCGAAGGTTGGGTGTGTTTTATCAACAACAGTTCGTGATTCAGACATGCGTCGTCCGGCGTTGCAAAGCCTCGGTCGCTTCTTCACAGGCCGTCCTAAAAAACAATACAACCAATAATGGCCGAGATAATTCTACTGTCGAAGATGTTGAATGGAATAATGCCAAACCTTTTGACGAAATGCCTAGTATTCGAGTGTTGCCTCTTCTAGGAACTAGTTGGGGTCTACTTCCCATTGTAG GAGCTGGGATACCAGTGGATCGCGTGCTGGAGCTACATCAACTTCGGTTCAAGGAGCTTGGTTACATATGGAGAGATACCATTCCGGGATTACCTCCGCTGGTTTCGACCGCAAGGCCCGAGGATGCTGAAAA GGTTCTTCGTGCCGAAGGCAAATTTCCCGATCGTCCGGGATTCGAGACATTGAAAGCTTATCGCGCAGAACGCATAGACCAATTTACTTCCGCCGGAATTTTGGCGGGTAACGGTGAACCTTGGTGGAACATTCGTTCCAAAGCTCAACAGCCTTTCctgaaaacgaaaaacgtAAACAATTACGTTCCAGTATTAGGCCAAATCGCCCAAGAATTTATTGACAG AATTCGGCTGATCCGGCAGGAAAACAATGAGATGAATCCTGACTTTGTCAACGAGATGTATCGGTGGGCTCTAGAAT CTGTGGGGGTAGTCGGTTTCAATACTAGACTAGGATGTCTAGATCCTAATCTGGCACCAGATTCAGAAGCCCAAAAGATGATCAGTGCCGCTAACCTGTCATTCACTGCCGTCAATGAGCTCGAATACGGTCTTCCAGTATGGAAGTACATTTCAACACCGAAACTCCGAAGGCTTTACGAAGCGCAGGACTTTTTCACTGA TACGGCCCTGAAGTACGTTAAGCAGACCATAGAGATGATGAAGCACAAACCAGCCGATTCTGAAGAAGATCCGAGTATTCTAG AGGAGTTCTTTATCCGTGGAATGTCTGTGAAAGACGCTACTGTCATGGTGATTGATATGCTCATGGCAGGAATTGACACG ACGTCACACACCACTTCATTCCTTCTCTATTTCTTGGCAAGAAATccagaaaaacaagaaaaattacgAAATGAGATACTCACCGTTGTCGGACCCAAAGGTAAACTGGTCACTCCCGGAGCTCTCAACGAACTTCATTACTTAAAGGCCTGCATCAAAGAAAGTCTGCG GTTAAGGCCAGCGGCGGTTGGAAATGCCCGTATCATCGACAAGGACCTAGTGCTCTCCGGTTATCGTGTTCCTAAAGGA TCGCTGGTGGTGTTTCTTCATCAACTGATGGCACTCATGGACGAGTATTTCCCAAATGCCCAAGCATTTGTACCAGAACGGTGGATTAAGGGGGATCCACTTGAAAGTCATCACCACAAATACGTGGTACTTCCTTTCGGTTTCGGAACACGCATGTGCATAGGCCGTCGACTGGCCGAACTTGAAATGTGGCAATTAACCACCaaa ATTTTGCAAAACTTCAAAGTCGAATACCATTACGAAGATATTGGATGTCTCTCGCGAATAGTAAATGCACCCGACAAGCCACTGCGGTTTAGGTTCATTGACTTGGATTAA
- the LOC116916326 gene encoding probable cytochrome P450 49a1, whose product MSKRMSATEFDNAKPFDQVPGLRVLPIIGTTWGMFPHIGDGIPISRMLELQKLRFKQFGYIWRDIVPGRPPIVYTARPEDVEKLFKTEGKHPVRPGMDTIKAYRAQRIKDFTSAGILLSSGDAWWQTRSKTQQTFLKPKNATHYIPVLNDIAEDFIDRIRLIRPENNEMKPDFINDMYRWALESVGVVGLNTRLGCLRPDLAPDSEAQKLINAANFSFDAINDLEHNFPFWKFFVTPMLQKLYDAQDFLTDTTIKYISQTVEALKGSSFDSYLSILEQLLVRGMEPSDVVTMVIDMLMAGVDTSANTSAFLLYYLARNPEKQEKLRQEIFSVVGPKGSTATASALNSLPYLKACIKESFRLMPAANANARITDKDLVLSGYIIPKGTLVAALHQLMGRLDENFPEAEKFIPERWIKGDLQESHHHPYVTLPFGCGTRMCIGRKIAELEIQQLTIKMLQNFKVEYDHEDMSCFMRMTNMPDKPLLFKFIDL is encoded by the exons ATGTCTAAAAGAATGAGCGCAACCGAATTTGATAACGCTAAACCATTTGATCAGGTGCCGGGACTTCGGGTTTTACCAATCATCGGTACTACTTGGGGCATGTTTCCTCATATCG GAGATGGAATTCCCATCAGTAGAATGCTTGAATTGCAAAAGCTTCGCTTTAAGCAATTCGGATACATCTGGAGAGATATCGTTCCTGGAAGACCACCCATCGTCTATACTGCCAGACCAGAAGATGTTGAAAA attatttaaAACAGAAGGAAAGCATCCGGTGCGTCCGGGTATGGATACGATTAAAGCCTATCGTGCCCAACGGATCAAAGACTTCACCTCCGCCGGTATTTTGCTCTCAAGTGGCGACGCTTGGTGGCAGACACGGTCGAAAACCCAGCAAACGTTTCTGAAACCGAAAAATGCTACGCATTACATACCCGTTTTGAACGACATTGCTGAAGATTTTATCGACAG AATTCGTTTGATTCGACctgaaaacaatgaaatgaaaccagatttcatcaacgatatGTACAGATGGGCACTTGAAT CTGTCGGTGTGGTTGGATTGAATACTCGGCTAGGTTGCCTCCGACCGGATTTAGCTCCAGATTCGGAGGCACAAAAATTGATAAATGCCGCCAACTTCTCGTTTGATGCCATCAACGATCTGGAGCACAACTTTCCGTTCTGGAAGTTCTTCGTGACTCCGATGCTGCAAAAACTCTACGATGCCCAAGATTTCTTGACAGA TACGACGATAAAATACATCAGCCAGACGGTGGAGGCCTTGAAAGGAAGCTCGTTCGATTCCTATTTAAGCATTCTTGAACAGCTGCTTGTGCGCGGAATGGAACCCAGCGATGTCGTCACAATGGTTATAGACATGTTGATGGCCGGAGTAGACACT AGTGCCAACACAAGTGCATTCTTGCTCTATTACTTGGCGAGAAATCCAGAAAAACAGGAGAAGTTGAGGCAAGAAATTTTTTCCGTTGTCGGACCTAAAGGAAGTACCGCCACTGCCAGCGCGCTAAACAGTTTACCGTACCTTAAAGCTTGCATCAAAGAAAGTTTCAG GTTGATGCCAGCCGCCAATGCAAACGCCCGTATCACTGATAAGGACCTCGTTCTATCTGGCTACATTATACCAAAGGGG ACTCTTGTAGCTGCACTTCACCAATTGATGGGTCGTCTCGACGAGAATTTCCCAGAAGCAGAAAAATTCATTCCAGAGCGTTGGATCAAAGGCGATTTGCAAGAGAGCCACCATCATCCG TACGTGACGCTGCCATTTGGTTGTGGAACAAGGATGTGCATAGGTCGAAAAATTGCCGAACTCGAAATCCAGCAGCTAACCATTAAG ATGCTACAAAATTTCAAGGTGGAATACGACCACGAAGATATGAGTTGCTTCATGCGAATGACCAACATGCCTGACAAACCGCTACTCTTTAAGTTTATTGACTTGTAA
- the LOC116916324 gene encoding neuropilin and tolloid-like protein 1 yields the protein MDLIIILLMALFSLSEANGHFPTGWKSDLVALSQIKDPVDASLEDVRCYNFSLGMPHRQEFYSPGHPANYPPKIDCLLVIKADPGFVIRVDFRDMFDIEPHPQCLYDFLEIRDGAHGYSTLIGRYCGRTFPPVITSSERFLWLRFTTDDNIEYTGFRAVYQFLPDPAPRIPDQGSCRFQVTGLDGIFSRSDVPEEVVNHSKDFMVPLDCTWVITVAETHKIQLSFPSYALMAPNECDLNFIEIFGEMTDLRHRLRLFCGSKIDIVLSKSNILHLRLYAHHTALRSTFEALFTAVTLYRETEGTAKCIASEFDCEDAVCIDSSLRCNGRINCKFRYDEDNCKVVRKKVMSSDHIIVILTIFCVTLFGLCFSCFFNCIRKLRADHSIYQARRSRSREDRLDVFDDTSSKALPHQTPIGFSLTHDKNKSRHQSGRGTATTTDDDMFQQRPRQQTSTSRSLSSPTTPNGFLDSCVSIEPFPGGASAGKAPGERQFTGTLHGLAESSGRDSDEDEDVDDDEDEDEEEVEMVDHACQTRESLFDNKNGDSVVLGPMPDQPSRQSYSKIPTSVTIQPSRVQFPLPSDSRYKAERTIEIAQRTPTAPPLLPSSSATDARIMFSKANTSSSAASSKSGADVVVLH from the exons ATGGACTTGATAATTATTCTGCTGATGGCGCTATTCAGTTTGTCGGAAGCGAACGGTCACTTCCCCACAG GTTGGAAGAGTGACCTGGTAGCACTGTCTCAGATCAAAGACCCCGTTGATGCATCGCTAGAAGATGTCCGTTGTTATAATTTCTCGCTGGGTATGCCTCATCGTCAAGAGTTCTACTCACCTGGACATCCAGCTAATTACCCGCCTAAAATCGACTGTCTCCTCGTAATCAAAG CCGATCCTGGCTTCGTGATTCGCGTTGATTTCCGCGACATGTTTGATATCGAACCGCATCCGCAGTGTCTGTATGATTTTCTGGAGATCCGTGACGGTGCCCACGGCTATTCAACTCTGATAGGTCGCTATTGTGGCCGTACTTTCCCTCCCGTCATCACATCATCCGAACGTTTCCTGTGGCTACGCTTCACTACAGACGACAACATCGAGTATACTGGTTTCAGGGCCGTCTATCAATTCCTGCCCGATCCTG CGCCCAGGATACCGGACCAAGGTTCTTGCCGCTTCCAGGTGACTGGATTGGATGGCATTTTCAGCCGGTCGGACGTTCCTGAAGAGGTGGTCAACCATTCGAAAGATTTCATGGTGCCGCTGGACTGCACCTGGGTCATCACGGTGGCTGAAACACACAAA ATTCAATTGAGCTTTCCAAGCTACGCACTGATGGCGCCCAACGAATGTGACCTCAActttattgaaatttttggAGAGATGACGGATTTGCGTCATCGACTGCGTCTCTTTTGCGGTTCGAAAATCGACATTGTCCTCTCCAAATCGAATATCCTCCACCTGAGGCTTTATGCCCACCATACAGCCTTGCGGTCAACTTTTGAAGCTCTCTTTACCGCCGTCACTCTCTATCGGGAAACCGAAG gaaCTGCGAAATGTATCGCTTCCGAGTTCGATTGCGAGGATGCCGTTTGCATTGATAGCTCGCTCCGCTGCAACGGCCGCATTAACTGCAAGTTTCGCTACGACGAAGATAATTGCAAG GTGGTCCGTAAAAAAGTGATGTCTTCTGACCACATCATTGTCATTTTGACCATTTTCTGCGTCACCCTTTTCGGCCTCTGTTTCAGCTGCTTCTTCAATTGCATTCGGAAATTAAGAGCAGATCACAGCATTTACCAG GCAAGGAGATCAAGATCAAGAGAGGACCGACTGGATGTCTTTGATGACACATCGTCAAAGGCTCTTCCTCATCAAACGCCAATAGGTTTTTCTTTGACTCACGACAAGAATAAGAGTCGACATCAGTCGGGAAGAGGCACTGCCACAACGACGGATGACGACATGTTCCAGCAACGACCACGACAACAAACATCGACGTCACGTTCGCTCTCCAGCCCAACGACCCCCAACGGTTTTCTCGACTCGTGCGTGAGTATCGAACCTTTTCCAGGTGGTGCGTCTGCTGGTAAAGCACCTGGAGAACGTCAATTTACGGGCACTCTGCACGGCTTGGCGGAATCATCTGGAAGAGATAGtgacgaagatgaagatgTCGACGACGATGaggatgaagacgaagaagaggTTGAAATGGTGGATCACGCTTGTCAGACTCGTGAATCTCTCTTTGACAATAAAAATGGAGATTCGGTGGTTCTTGGACCGATGCCGGATCAACCGTCTCGGCAATCTTATTCTAAGATTCCGACGTCGGTGACTATCCAGCCATCAAGAGTTCAGTTTCCTCTTCCAAGCGACAGCCGTTACAAAGCAGAGAGAACTATTGAGATCGCTCAAAGAACACCAACAGCTCCTCCATTGTTGCCATCTTCCTCGGCTACTGATGCACGGATTATGTTCAGCAAAGCCAATACGAGCAGTAGTGCGGCTTCTTCGAAATCCGGTGCCGATGTCGTCGTGCTCCACTAG